One genomic segment of Epinephelus fuscoguttatus linkage group LG19, E.fuscoguttatus.final_Chr_v1 includes these proteins:
- the lmtk2 gene encoding serine/threonine-protein kinase LMTK2, whose product MESRHGYVLLLASGIFLSAFWLSEGAPLQYPHTSGGSTGDTSVSLYLSVAVSLTALVALVVLLVNCVTCCKEREINFKEFEDHFDDEIDFTPPAEDTPSMQSPAEVYTLAVSPVALPGPPHLQPPVRITEGSAGFQVARHSLSYIQEIGNGWFGQVLLSEIYTDPGGARVVVKELKANASAKEQNDFLQQGDPYRVLQHPNILQCLGQCVEAIPFLLVFEYCEMGDLRGYLSQQDWMFRNAELLQLQRMACEIAAGVTHLHKHNFLHSDLALRNCYLTADLTVKVGDYGIGPYRYKEDYIITEDDVYAPLRWLAPELVGERHGGVITLEQSKPSNVWALGVTLWELFENATQPYPHLSDREVLNHVIKEQQVKLFKPQLELPYSDRWHEVLQFCWLSPDKRATAEEVHRLLIYLRMQGQKDIEEDFEQRWDALKPNPSTRQTTVSHSSFPILEQFADDALRQEIDEVLTVTETSKGLSFEYVWEAAKHDHYDGSHGRSGMDTTLNYHSMFFPVSSEDIQAHFPDPVARAAGTESGNTPSGIPGIVPVFDAQKPSNGNEYYIQLEEPGESTVGEDGNREQDMDFSSGQQDFVVLQDVRLDESSTDADFFHQSIDSKDSYLPDSHIWSSLENDSPYHTNIFTDGGSKQEDSPSWRQSFMELPERNGNPFHERAPLEVQEVDTDKNNGDSFLGDSSEAPHVMDSLEVEGEKTDVKRLLNTEKLADNFMFLKDQNLMKGGSSLSSPQENFLLPGLAHEPEERFKMSSWDNLENLGSLLTADTYLKPAASSTSSRQELLDSPSTSLGELCPSLVKNETLVPFITVDTDDNTSNQLPVRSSSSTEDLGLLQSSDGGKDSGFDSTSERFEVIISQTDDHTPAFSESATTDSLCTDAKIPSLEDDQGTSKDNVQPVGSEMPENLQVQASDSGHSEDLTSNDLLSELIEDVDIELETTLSDHEESFMDTNGGPIVRSSLLVSGPSLDQISQDSLLEDSMSTTLPTVDNSAETPDSLDSLDIHRLGEQGEELSAQIPQHKLQPPYKISDSGYETENLESPEWNSQPTVKDHSPAKNGTGAAKEEEETEELTAAKNLVPPEIIISEVEGVLDAQSESPQPDHEAPPEEPLMGSNYRDSAYFSDNESEPEKKSEETVAGGSGEVTWLRNSTDAVSGAAGGSAPEVSVVRDVDSLLSLQESSPAAEAQTDAETHPDVGSVLPEADVDISEKSEKEVTEATNSQNEDGNKPDLLKDITSPDQPDPSEGIETPTPAPPVAPSEPEPENTGHAKLTRTYASDGHKIKEPDMEGRYLGRRDGSGQEDGVDADEEDENSDDSDDDMRGYQIHSSSSDSEDDTVHTVPLIISDDSSAKNLKSLLKPTTLNIQASSSPFPAGGSEDHSRRSVSFFDDVTVYLFDQETPTKELGDHSSGSHNQAPEFSSPVPTASYLNRFTNSESSTDEEGGGFEWDDDFSPAPAFLPKTDKDPVSKTMSSSAASRFSSPPPTAGCVLEPSWTASSNYSRFSISPASIASFSLTHLTDSDIEQGGSSEDGEKD is encoded by the exons GTGGGAGCACAGGGGACACGTCTGTGTCTCTCTACCTGTCCGTGGCGGTGTCACTGACGGCGCTTGTAGCCTTGGTGGTGTTGCTAGTGAACTGTGTGACCTGCTGCAAGGAAAGGGAGATCAACTTCAAG GAGTTCGAGGACCACTTTGACGATGAGATCGACTTCACACCACCAGCAGAGGACACACCTTCTATGCAGTCGCCAGCCGAGGTTTACACCCTCGCTGTGTCCCCTGTGGCCCTGCCTGGACCCCCCCACCTCCAACCTCCTGTCCGCATCACAG AGGGATCTGCAGGCTTTCAGGTAGCACGTCACAGTCTGAGTTATATCCAGGAGATCGGCAACGGCTGGTTTGGACAG GTCCTTCTGAGTGAAATCTACACAGACCCAGGGGGTGCCAGAGTGGTTGTGAAGGAGTTAAAAGCTAATGCAAGTGCCAAGGAGCAAAATGATTTCCTGCAGCAGGGGGATCCATACAg agtGCTGCAGCACCCAAACATCCTCCAGTGCCTGGGGCAGTGTGTCGAGGCCATTCCCTTCTTGCTTGTTTTTGAGTACTGTGAAATG gggGATTTGCGTGGCTATCTGTCTCAGCAGGATTGGATGTTCCGAAATGCTgagttgctgcagctgcagaggaTGGCCTGTGAAATTGCTGCTGGTGTCACTCACCTTCACAAACACAACTTCCTGCACAG TGATTTAGCTCTGAGGAACTGCTACCTGACTGCAGATCTTACAGTCAAAGTGGGAGACTATGGCATTGGACCCTACAGATACAAA GAGGATTACATCATCACAGAGGATGATGTGTACGCACCTCTTCGCTGGTTGGCTCCCGAGCTGGTGGGCGAACGCCATGGGGGTGTGATTACTCTGGAGCAGTCCAAGCCCAGCAATGTGTG GGCCTTGGGGGTCACATTGTGGGAGCTCTTTGAGAACGCCACTCAGCCGTACCCCCATCTCTCCGATCGGGAGGTTCTCAATCATGTGATCAAGGAACAACAAGTCAAACTCTTTAAGCCACAGCTGGAGCTTCCTTATTCTGACAGATG GCACGAGGTCCTGCAGTTCTGCTGGCTGTCTCCAGACAAGCGGGCCACAGCAGAGGAAGTTCACCGTCTGCTCATCTATCTCCGCATGCAAGGCCAGAAAGACATAGAAGAAGACTTTGAGCAACGTTGGGATGCTCTCAAGCCCAACCCTTCCACGCGGCAGACCACTGTCAGCCACTCCTCTTTCCCAATCCTGGAACAGTTCGCCGATGATGCCCTGCGACAAGAGATCGACGAAGTTCTCACTGTCACTGAAACAAGCAAAGGTCTCAGTTTTGAGTATGTTTGGGAGGCAGCCAAGCATGACCACTACGATGGCAGCCACGGGCGTTCAGGCATGGACACAACATTAAACTATCACAGCATGTTCTTTCCCGTTTCCAGCGAAGACATCCAAGCTCATTTCCCCGATCCTGTAGCCAGAGCAGCAGGCACAGAAAGTGGAAACACTCCTTCAGGAATTCCTGGGATTGTACCAGTGTTTGATGCACAAAAGCCATCTAATggaaatgaatattacatacaacTAGAAGAACCAGGGGAGAGCACTGTAGGGGAAGACGGGAACAGAGAGCAAGACATGGACTTCAGTTCAGGCCAGCAAGACTTTGTTGTTCTCCAAGATGTCCGTCTGGATGAGTCTAGCACCGATGCTGATTTTTTCCACCAAAGTATTGACTCCAAGGATTCCTATTTACCAGACAGCCACATCTGGTCGTCTCTTGAAAATGACAGTCCATACcacaccaacattttcacaGATGGGGGGTCCAAGCAAGAGGACTCTCCATCCTGGAGACAGAGTTTTATGGAGCTTCCAGAACGCAATGGCAACCCTTTCCATGAACGTGCACCTTTAGAAGTCCAGGAGGTGGATACAGATAAAAACAATGGGGACTCTTTTTTAGGGGATAGTTCAGAAGCTCCTCACGTGATGGATTCTTTGGAAGTGGAGGGGGAGAAAACAGATGTGAAGAGGCTTCTGAACACTGAAAAACTAGCTGATAACTTTATGTTTCTCAAAGACCAGAACCTAATGAAAGGCGGATCAAGTCTCTCAAGTCCACAGGAGAATTTTCTTTTACCTGGCCTTGCCCATGAACCAGAAGAAAGATTCAAAATGAGCTCTTGGGACAACCTTGAGAATTTAGGCAGCTTATTAACAGCAGACACTTATTTAAAACCTGCAGCAAGTAGCACATCCTCTAGACAGGAACTTTTAGACTCCCCAAGTACCAGCTTGGGAGAGTTATGTCCGTCTCTGgtaaaaaatgaaacactggtgCCTTTCATTACAGTGGACACAGACGATAACACAAGCAACCAGCTGCCAGTTAGAAGTAGTTCTTCCACCGAAGACCTTGGTCTGCTGCAATCCTCCGACGGAGGTAAAGACTCTGGTTTTGATTCTACCTCAGAGAGGTTTGAGGTTATCATCAGTCAGACTGATGACCACACCCCTGCATTCTCTGAAAGTGCCACTACAGACTCATTGTGCACAGATGCCAAAATTCCCAGCCTTGAAGATGACCAAGGAACCTCAAAGGATAATGTTCAGCCCGTAGGAAGTGAAATGCCTGAAAACCTCCAAGTCCAAGCATCAGACAGTGGACACAGTGAAGACCTCACAAGTAACGATCTGTTGAGTGAGCTTATTGAGGATGTGGACATAGAACTGGAAACCACTCTGTCTGACCACGAAGAATCCTTTATGGACACTAATGGGGGCCCTATTGTCAGATCTTCTCTGTTGGTCTCTGGGCCCTCTTTGGACCAGATCAGCCAGGACAGTTTACTGGAAGACAGTATGTCCACCACTCTACCAACTGTAGATAACTCAGCCGAGACGCCAGACTCTTTAGACTCTCTCGACATCCACAGGCTAGGTGAACAAGGAGAAGAGCTGAGTGCTCAAATACCCCaacacaaactgcagcctccatACAAAATATCAGACAGCGGGTATGAGACGGAGAACCTGGAGTCTCCCGAGTGGAACTCTCAGCCTACTGTTAAAGACCACTCTCCGGCAAAAAATGGCACGGGTGCTGccaaagaagaggaggagacagaggagctcaCAGCTGCGAAGAATCTGGTCCCACCAGAAATCATCATCTCTGAAGTAGAGGGTGTGCTGGATGCTCAGAGTGAGAGCCCGCAGCCAGATCATGAAGCTCCACCTGAGGAGCCTCTCATGGGCAGTAATTACAGAGACTCTGCCTACTTCTCAGACAATGAATCAGAACCTGAGAAAAAATCTGAAGAAACGGTTGCAGGAGGTTCTGGTGAAGTCACGTGGCTGAGGAACTCTACTGATGCGGTCAGTGGGGCTGCAGGAGGGTCAGCACCGGAGGTCAGCGTGGTCAGAGATGTAGATTCTTTACTTTCCCTGCAAGAATCTTCTCCAGCTGCTGAAGCACAGACTGATGCAGAAACACATCCTGATGTTGGGAGTGTGTTACCGGAGGCAGATGTAGACATCTCAGAAAAAAGTGAGAAAGAGGTGACAGAGGCTACAAACAGTCAAAATGAAGATGGAAACAAACCAGATTTGTTAAAAGACATCACATCTCCTGATCAACCAGATCCTTCAGAAGGTATAGAAACCCCaactccagctcctcctgttgccccatcagagccagagccagagaaCACAGGTCACGCTAAACTAACCAGGACCTATGCAAGTGATGGTCATAAGATAAAAGAGCCGGACATGGAGGGGCGTTACCTGGGGAGGCGGGATGGCTCAGGTCAGGAGGATGGCGTAGATGCAGACGAGGAGGACGAGAACAGCGATGACTCAGATGATGACATGCGTGGATACCAGATACACAGTTCCAGCTCAGACAGCGAGGACGATACCGTGCATACAGTGCCGCTCATTATCTCAGATGATAGCAGTGCGAAGAACCTGAAGAGCTTGTTGAAACCCACCACGCTGAACATCCAGGCATCATCTTCACCGTTTCCTGCGGGGGGCAGTGAAGATCACTCCAGAAGATCTGTGTCTTTCTTTGATGATGTCACCGTCTACCTGTTTGACCAG GAGACCCCCACCAAGGAACTGGGTGACCACTCCTCAGGCTCACACAATCAGGCACCAGAGTTCAGCAGCCCAGTGCCCACTGCCAGCTACCTGAACCGGTTCACAAACTCTGAAAGCTCCACCGATGAAGAAG GTGGTGGTTTTGAGTGGGATGATGACTTCTCCCCGGCGCCTGCCTTCCTGCCCAAGACGGATAAAGACCCCGTCTCGAAAACGATGTCCTCATCTGCAGCATCCCGCTTTTCCTCTCCGCCTCCCACAGCAGGGTGCGTGCTGGAGCCCAGCTGGACCGCCTCCTCGAACTACTCCCGCTTCTCCATCTCACCGGCCAGCATTGCCAGCTTCTCCCTGACACATCTCACTGACTCTGACATCGAGCAAGGAG GGAGCAGTGAAGACGGAGAGAAGGACTAG